TTGAAAGCTGCTGAAATCCTCAAAGATAATTGTAAAGGTGTCATTTTGATTGATTGTGCACAAAGAACTATGGATGATAAACGCTTGAAAAAAAATGATATTTTGATGAATTTACTTAGGCCCTTATTAAAAACGTTGGTAAGACAAAGAATAATTAGTAATACTCTATTTAATAGAGCTGCCAATCCAAAAGTTATAAAGAAAATACTTGAACAAGCTTACCCTTCAGGAAAAAATATAGATGAAGAACTAATAGAAATTTTATATAAACCGTCTAAGAGGAAAAACTCTAAGGAGGCATTTCGTGGCTTTATTAACTTATTTGATGACTATCTTGCTACAGATCTATTTGATAAGATCGGTACCCCAATTCAATTAATTTGGGGAGAAAAAGATCCTTGGGAATCATTAAATGAAGCAATAGAATGGAAAAAAAAATTCAATAATATTAAGAGATTAGATATAGTTAAAGGTGCTGGACATTGTCCTCACGATGAAGAACCTGAAGAAACGAATAAGTTAATATGTGACTTTCTTCAGGAAACAAAATAAGCTTCAACGTTATCACTAAGTCTTCTCAAACCTCTTAATCCATCTCGCTCTAGATTTCTCACTCGATCCCTACTTATTCCTAATACCCTCCCGATACCTGTAAGAGACATTGGCTCATCACCATCCATACCGTATCTCATTCTTAATACTCTACATTGCAGATCTGGTAATTGATGCAAAAGAGAATGGAGATCGCCCCTCATACAATCCATCTCTATTTGTTCATCAGGCAAATCCTCTCCGCCTGCAAGTAAATCTAATAAAACAGTATCTTCACCATCGCCAACTTTTGTTTCTAAACTCACTGGCTGTCCAGCTTTGCACATCAAATCTTTAACATCTTCTTCGGGAAGCTCTACGTATTTTGCAAGTTCACTTACTGTTGGGGTTCTAGACATTTCTTGACTTAACTCTCTTTGACCTTTTTTTAATTTGTTCAACATTTCAGTTATGTGAATTGGTAGCCTTATTGCCCTACTTTTTTCAGCTATTGCTCTAGTAATACCTTGTCTAATCCACCAATATGCATAAGTTGAAAATTTATAGCCTCTAGCAGGGTCAAACTTTTCAACTCCTCTAACTAATCCTATTGTTCCCTCTTGAATTAAATCTAATAATTCCATGTTTCTTTTAGTATATTTTTTTGCAACACTTACTACCAACCTTAAATTAGCTGCAACCATTCTCTCTTTAGCCCTCTGTCCAGCTCTTTGTCTTTTTTTTATAATTGAAGTAGATAAACTTAATTTATTTGATAATTCCTCAATACTTGGCTTATCGCCTGTTAATTCAATAATTTCTAATTCTGCTCTCTCAACTTGCATATATTCTTGGACCTGCCTGCCAAGAGTAATTTCTTGCTCGTGGGATAAAAGCGGAACTCTACCTATGTCCCTTAAATAAGATCTTACAAGATCAACATCATTACTAGCTTTTAAACTTGATATTGACGCCAATTTATTTTCACTCAAAGTTTCAGAAGACATGAAAGATTTTTATTGTTTTGTAAACAATACCATTAAGAAATGTAAAGTTAAACAAAAAAATCCACAAATTTACAAAAATGAGAATAAATACCTAGTGTTTATATTAAAGAAAAGCTTAACAACCATTTTGCTGTACTTAGATAAATAAATACTCCTGCAATATCCGTGACAGTTGTTATAAAAGGAGATGACATTAAAGCAGGGTCCAATCTCATTCTGTCAAACAACAAAGGAAGAATAGCTCCCGTTGTTGCAGCTAAGGTAGTTATGGATATTAAACTTATTCCTACCGCAGAGGCTATTAAAGGACCTTCGCCTTGCCACCATGCGAAAGGAAATACTACCAGCATCATCAAAACTCCTAAAAGCGCCCCAGTTATTGCTTCCTTAACTACTGCCTTAATAGCACCAAGAGATTTCAATTTTTGAGTACTTAAACCTCTAATAACAACTGTTGAGCTTTGAGCGCCAACATTCCCCCCAGTTCCTATGAGCAACGGAATAAATGCAGCCAACAAAACTATTTCTTTTAATATTTGATCATTCATCGCTATCACTCTCGTTGTCAAACCATTCGCCAAAACCAGAATTAACAACCACAGAATTCTTCTTCGAGTTATCGTAAATAAACTACTTTGAAAATAATCATCTTCATCTCCAGATTGAACTGCCCCAGCGGCATAAATATCTCTTGTTGCTTCTTGCTCTATAACATCAATTAAATCATCTACAGTAACTATCCCGACAAGTCTTTTTTCTTTATCAACTACTGGGAGAGCTAAAAAATCATATCTTTGTATTGCTCTAGCGACCTCTTCTTGATTTGTATTCGTGGAAATATTAACTACATCTTTTGTCATAACATCTCCAATTGGCTTAGAAGGATCAGCAGTTACGAGGTCTCTCAAAGAAAGAATACCCGTTAAATGTCTTTCTTTATCAGTTACGTATAAACTATAAATTGTTTCTGTAAATGGAGCTCTTTTTCTGACTAGAGAAAGAGCCTCAGATGCTGTTTGCATCTCTTTAAGATCTATGAATTCAGTTGTCATTAATCGGCCTGCAGTTTCAGGTTCATATCCAAGTAATTCAGCTGTAACTTTCCTTTCACCAGGACTAAGAGCAGACAAAAATTTTCGTACAACTTTTGCAGGTAATTCGTCAAAGAGTTGAACTCTATCATCGGGAGACATTTTCTCAACGATTTCTAAAACTTCTCCTGAACGTAGTCTGTCTAATAATGTTTGTTGAACTATTGGATCTAAATATTCGTACACCTCAATTGCCTCATTTTTCTTTAACAACCGAAATGCTAATGCCTGCAATATTAAAGGAAGGCTTCCAATAGCATCTGCAATATCAACAGGTTGTGAAGGTTCTAAAAGTAACTTTGCTTCATCATAATTTCCTGCAACAAGCAATTCTTCAAGTTGAATAATAATATTTTCTCTAATACTTAAGTCAGAAGATAAGGATGTAACCGCTTCAAGATTATTTTCATTCATAAATATAATCCCTTGTCAAAGTAACAACACCATTATAAGAAATTTAAGTAATTTTTCTACTTATCCAAAACCCAAAATACATTGTAAATAGATTTATGATAATAATTGAATTAAAAGAAATTATAAATTTTATCCAATCTCCTTGATTAAATATTTTGTACAAAAAATATATAAATCCACTAAAAGATGTAAAGGACGAAAAGAAACCGTTTAACATAATTTTTTCTCTCGAGTAACTTAATCTTTTTGCAATGACAAAACCAAAAAAAAATGATCCAAAGATTGAAACAACTAAACTATTATTTATAAATGC
The genomic region above belongs to Prochlorococcus marinus XMU1405 and contains:
- a CDS encoding CrcB family protein; amino-acid sequence: MKIKSFSGILFACYIGTFLRAFINNSLVVSIFGSFFFGFVIAKRLSYSREKIMLNGFFSSFTSFSGFIYFLYKIFNQGDWIKFIISFNSIIIINLFTMYFGFWISRKIT
- a CDS encoding RpoD/SigA family RNA polymerase sigma factor, with protein sequence MSSETLSENKLASISSLKASNDVDLVRSYLRDIGRVPLLSHEQEITLGRQVQEYMQVERAELEIIELTGDKPSIEELSNKLSLSTSIIKKRQRAGQRAKERMVAANLRLVVSVAKKYTKRNMELLDLIQEGTIGLVRGVEKFDPARGYKFSTYAYWWIRQGITRAIAEKSRAIRLPIHITEMLNKLKKGQRELSQEMSRTPTVSELAKYVELPEEDVKDLMCKAGQPVSLETKVGDGEDTVLLDLLAGGEDLPDEQIEMDCMRGDLHSLLHQLPDLQCRVLRMRYGMDGDEPMSLTGIGRVLGISRDRVRNLERDGLRGLRRLSDNVEAYFVS
- the mgtE gene encoding magnesium transporter — its product is MNENNLEAVTSLSSDLSIRENIIIQLEELLVAGNYDEAKLLLEPSQPVDIADAIGSLPLILQALAFRLLKKNEAIEVYEYLDPIVQQTLLDRLRSGEVLEIVEKMSPDDRVQLFDELPAKVVRKFLSALSPGERKVTAELLGYEPETAGRLMTTEFIDLKEMQTASEALSLVRKRAPFTETIYSLYVTDKERHLTGILSLRDLVTADPSKPIGDVMTKDVVNISTNTNQEEVARAIQRYDFLALPVVDKEKRLVGIVTVDDLIDVIEQEATRDIYAAGAVQSGDEDDYFQSSLFTITRRRILWLLILVLANGLTTRVIAMNDQILKEIVLLAAFIPLLIGTGGNVGAQSSTVVIRGLSTQKLKSLGAIKAVVKEAITGALLGVLMMLVVFPFAWWQGEGPLIASAVGISLISITTLAATTGAILPLLFDRMRLDPALMSSPFITTVTDIAGVFIYLSTAKWLLSFSLI
- a CDS encoding alpha/beta fold hydrolase, with protein sequence MSLNKSETWKWKNWEISWSLSKESASEKNIKILLVHGFGASKNHWRHNQDFLGKFSNCYAIDLLGFGQSSQPSALLNYEPDRENSIKYSFDLWGDQISTFCTEVIKSPVYLVGNSIGGVIALKAAEILKDNCKGVILIDCAQRTMDDKRLKKNDILMNLLRPLLKTLVRQRIISNTLFNRAANPKVIKKILEQAYPSGKNIDEELIEILYKPSKRKNSKEAFRGFINLFDDYLATDLFDKIGTPIQLIWGEKDPWESLNEAIEWKKKFNNIKRLDIVKGAGHCPHDEEPEETNKLICDFLQETK